A section of the Mesorhizobium loti genome encodes:
- a CDS encoding electron transfer flavoprotein subunit beta/FixA family protein codes for MNILVVLRMIPDSAGELQLAEDGRSIDREWLDFQLNDFDDHALEEAILLKEACGAKVTAVAVGEGANRVLQMAAARGAEEVVALQSEEDAMISSREIAASIAAMARAKSADLVLCGVQSTEDVFGQLAPYVGALLDWPHVSGTNRIVANGAVLRVTQERGAGVAVTYELATPAVLGVQTASKAPRYVSGSKLREASKTPIGRATPELSGFERSAEIITLRLPVQGGSGENLGGNAETVADRLITILAAKGLARN; via the coding sequence GTGAATATTCTTGTCGTCTTGCGCATGATCCCGGATTCCGCGGGCGAGCTGCAACTCGCCGAGGACGGCCGCAGCATCGATCGGGAATGGCTGGATTTCCAGCTCAACGATTTCGACGATCATGCTCTCGAGGAAGCAATCCTGCTCAAGGAGGCCTGCGGTGCGAAGGTGACGGCGGTGGCCGTTGGCGAAGGCGCCAACCGGGTCCTGCAGATGGCCGCAGCGCGCGGCGCCGAGGAAGTCGTGGCACTTCAATCAGAGGAGGACGCCATGATCTCCTCACGAGAGATCGCGGCTTCCATCGCGGCGATGGCGAGGGCAAAGTCGGCAGACTTGGTTCTTTGCGGCGTCCAATCGACCGAGGATGTCTTTGGCCAGCTCGCGCCCTATGTCGGCGCGCTGCTCGACTGGCCGCATGTGTCGGGAACCAACCGTATCGTTGCGAACGGCGCCGTGCTTCGGGTCACGCAAGAGCGCGGCGCGGGTGTCGCCGTCACCTATGAGTTGGCCACGCCGGCGGTGCTCGGCGTTCAGACCGCGTCGAAGGCGCCCCGTTATGTCTCGGGCAGCAAGCTTCGCGAGGCGTCCAAGACGCCCATCGGCCGCGCCACGCCCGAATTGTCGGGTTTCGAACGTTCCGCCGAGATCATCACATTGCGCCTGCCAGTCCAGGGCGGCTCCGGCGAGAACCTCGGCGGCAATGCCGAGACAGTCGCGGATCGCTTGATCACCATCCTGGCAGCCAAAGGCCTGGCGAGGAACTAA
- a CDS encoding aldehyde dehydrogenase family protein: MTIRFDAVPPLDPKVAAFVGGSHAMLVGNAWLPAASGKTLDVVDPSNGRIIAAVPAGDSADVDLAVQAARKAIDGPWSKMVPAERARLIWKLADLIDANVDMLATLNSYESGKPIGDSRNGEVPFTAETFRYYAGWATKINGETMTINAPGDWHAYTRREPVGVVGQIIPWNFPLSMLAWKVAPALAAGCTIVLKPAEQTPLGALYFGKLVQDAGFPEGVVNILTGFGETVGAAMSAHPDIDKVAFTGSTEVGRLIARAATGNLKKVSLELGGKAPTIVLGDADIDMAVAGASSAAFFNAGQSCGAGTRFFVHKKIYDKVMSGIAERAEKLKLGAGLDPATELGPVVSQQQMERITRLISEGRSDGAEIVTGGARAGHVGYFVKPTVISRTRPDMSVIREEIFGPVACAMPFDDDDLDKLAKDANDTEYGLAASIWTNNLGAAHRLAAKIKSGTVWVNCHNFNDVTMPFGGFKQSGWGRELGEQALQLYTETKTVAIRLP, encoded by the coding sequence ATGACCATACGTTTCGATGCCGTGCCGCCACTCGATCCCAAGGTGGCGGCGTTCGTCGGCGGCAGCCATGCGATGCTTGTCGGCAACGCGTGGCTCCCGGCGGCCTCGGGAAAGACGTTGGATGTGGTCGATCCTTCGAACGGCCGGATCATTGCGGCCGTGCCGGCCGGCGACAGCGCCGATGTCGATCTGGCGGTCCAGGCCGCGCGCAAGGCGATCGACGGCCCCTGGTCCAAAATGGTGCCGGCCGAGCGCGCCAGGCTGATCTGGAAACTCGCCGATCTGATCGATGCCAATGTCGATATGCTGGCGACGCTCAATTCCTATGAGAGCGGCAAGCCGATCGGTGATTCCCGCAATGGCGAGGTGCCGTTCACGGCCGAGACGTTCCGCTACTATGCGGGGTGGGCCACGAAGATCAATGGCGAGACGATGACGATCAATGCGCCCGGCGACTGGCACGCCTATACCCGCCGCGAGCCGGTCGGCGTCGTCGGTCAGATCATCCCGTGGAACTTCCCGCTCAGCATGCTGGCCTGGAAGGTGGCGCCGGCCTTGGCGGCCGGCTGTACGATCGTGCTCAAGCCGGCCGAGCAGACGCCGCTCGGCGCGCTCTATTTCGGCAAGCTGGTCCAGGACGCCGGCTTTCCGGAAGGCGTGGTCAACATCCTGACCGGTTTTGGCGAAACCGTCGGTGCGGCGATGTCTGCCCATCCCGACATCGACAAGGTGGCATTCACCGGTTCGACCGAGGTCGGCAGGCTGATTGCCCGCGCCGCGACCGGCAATCTCAAGAAGGTCAGCCTGGAACTTGGCGGCAAGGCACCGACCATCGTGCTTGGCGATGCCGATATCGACATGGCGGTGGCCGGCGCCTCGAGCGCGGCATTCTTCAATGCCGGGCAGAGCTGCGGCGCGGGAACGCGCTTCTTCGTTCACAAGAAGATCTACGACAAGGTCATGTCCGGCATCGCCGAGCGGGCCGAAAAGCTGAAGCTCGGCGCCGGGCTTGATCCTGCGACGGAGCTTGGCCCCGTCGTCTCTCAGCAGCAGATGGAACGCATCACCCGGCTGATCTCGGAAGGCAGGAGCGATGGCGCCGAGATCGTCACTGGCGGCGCGCGTGCGGGCCACGTCGGCTATTTCGTCAAGCCGACGGTCATTTCCCGCACGCGGCCTGACATGTCGGTGATCCGCGAAGAGATATTCGGGCCGGTGGCCTGCGCGATGCCCTTCGACGACGACGACCTGGACAAACTCGCCAAGGATGCCAACGACACCGAGTATGGCCTTGCCGCATCGATCTGGACCAACAATCTAGGCGCCGCGCATCGGCTGGCCGCGAAGATCAAATCCGGCACGGTCTGGGTGAACTGCCATAACTTCAACGACGTCACCATGCCGTTCGGCGGGTTCAAGCAATCGGGCTGGGGGCGAGAACTTGGCGAACAGGCGCTCCAGCTCTACACCGAG
- a CDS encoding ABC transporter permease, with protein sequence MAPLDTPMPRSQGISLASVFERYGLVVFLVALMIVAALASPTFLRPANLVNVLTIAAPLGMVVIGQTFVILVRGLDLSVASLMATVAVLATAFKATTNEAIPMIFIAAIALSAVVGLVNGWLVAKRNVSPFLATLAMMIILQGIRFAYTGGAPISTLPPGMGFLASGRIFGVPVNLITLAFLAIAFGIVLHRSRLGREIFMVGSNPKAAFLNGVAPDRVVILCYVICSVCAGIGGLFLLGYVGTVSNWVGQGYELDSIVAAVMGGVALTGGRGNIFAALLGVAVLVVINNLVLLLGFPIEMQLIIKGVIIIGAAAFYRTRLA encoded by the coding sequence ATGGCGCCTCTCGATACACCGATGCCGCGATCGCAAGGCATTTCCCTGGCGTCTGTCTTCGAGCGCTACGGGCTGGTGGTCTTCCTGGTCGCGCTGATGATCGTCGCGGCTCTCGCCTCACCGACCTTTCTGCGGCCGGCCAACCTGGTCAATGTGCTGACCATCGCGGCACCGCTTGGCATGGTTGTGATCGGTCAGACCTTCGTCATCCTGGTGCGCGGATTGGACCTGTCAGTGGCCTCGCTGATGGCGACGGTGGCGGTGCTGGCGACCGCTTTCAAGGCCACCACCAATGAAGCGATTCCGATGATCTTCATCGCCGCGATCGCCCTGTCGGCCGTGGTGGGCCTGGTGAACGGCTGGCTCGTCGCCAAGCGCAATGTCAGCCCCTTTCTCGCGACACTGGCGATGATGATCATCCTGCAGGGCATTCGTTTCGCCTATACCGGCGGGGCGCCGATCAGCACCTTGCCGCCGGGCATGGGCTTTCTGGCCTCTGGGCGGATTTTTGGCGTACCGGTCAATCTGATCACCCTGGCATTCCTGGCGATCGCGTTCGGCATCGTGTTGCACCGGTCACGCCTCGGCCGTGAGATATTCATGGTGGGAAGCAATCCGAAGGCCGCGTTCCTCAACGGTGTCGCGCCCGATCGCGTGGTCATCCTTTGCTACGTCATCTGCTCGGTCTGCGCGGGAATAGGCGGCCTGTTCCTGCTCGGCTATGTCGGTACCGTCTCGAACTGGGTCGGCCAAGGCTACGAACTGGACTCCATCGTTGCCGCCGTGATGGGCGGCGTGGCGCTTACCGGTGGGCGCGGCAACATTTTCGCGGCGCTGCTTGGCGTGGCTGTTCTGGTGGTGATCAACAATCTCGTGCTGCTGCTCGGATTTCCGATCGAGATGCAGCTCATCATCAAGGGCGTCATCATCATCGGCGCGGCGGCGTTTTATCGGACGCGGCTCGCCTGA
- a CDS encoding GMC family oxidoreductase — MTVEVLADRGARARRDEEVDVVIVGAGPSGSVAALHLARAGISVVVLEQGEWPDYADYTGARPEHELVSTKLWHPNPNVRDNPNDYPVDTSTTDINPLMFAGVGGSATLYGAQWMHFLPSDFRVRSMDGVAEDWPFSYEDLLPYQLEIEREVGVSGLAGDPAYPPRGAYPFPALPIGSVGLRGALGMEKMGWHWWPGSNAIPSETFGELNPCVRRGTCLTGCPEGAKSTTDRSHWPLALKAGARLVTRARVKEVETNEQGLATGVVYIDANGRERRQRAKVVILCANGVGTPRLLLMSGGSRNPDGLANSSGMVGKRLMMHPFASVLASYTDPLDSWRGPFGQQVYSLEFYETDESRGFVRGSKWNCMPSGGPVGVSGATGSKVYVAESGRFQDFWGANLHENVARRFGHSLIWGIVGEDLPEENNQVILSKDLTDSDGLPAPQIVYKVNENSNRLLKFNIDRCLESVRAAGAIETLVSTPVRESGWHLIGTTVMGDDPKRSVVDQWGACHDVPNLYVMDASTFPTSGATNPTATIMAVALRNTRRMIAERRNQKVA, encoded by the coding sequence ATGACCGTTGAAGTTCTGGCGGATCGCGGTGCACGGGCAAGGCGCGACGAGGAAGTGGATGTCGTGATCGTCGGGGCCGGCCCATCCGGCTCGGTCGCCGCGCTTCATCTGGCGCGTGCCGGCATTTCCGTTGTCGTGCTCGAACAGGGCGAATGGCCTGATTATGCCGACTATACCGGCGCGCGTCCGGAGCACGAGCTTGTCAGCACCAAGCTCTGGCATCCCAATCCCAACGTCCGTGACAATCCCAACGACTATCCCGTCGACACGTCGACGACGGACATCAACCCGCTGATGTTCGCCGGCGTCGGCGGCAGCGCGACGCTTTATGGCGCGCAGTGGATGCATTTCCTGCCGTCGGACTTCCGCGTGCGGTCGATGGACGGCGTGGCCGAGGACTGGCCGTTCAGCTATGAGGACCTGCTGCCTTACCAGCTTGAGATCGAGCGCGAGGTGGGCGTTTCCGGTCTCGCCGGCGATCCGGCCTATCCGCCTCGCGGCGCCTATCCCTTCCCGGCGCTGCCCATCGGCTCCGTCGGTCTGCGCGGTGCGCTGGGCATGGAAAAGATGGGCTGGCACTGGTGGCCCGGCAGCAATGCCATACCGTCGGAGACGTTCGGCGAACTCAATCCGTGCGTGCGCCGCGGGACCTGTCTTACCGGGTGTCCGGAGGGCGCGAAATCCACGACCGACCGGTCGCATTGGCCGTTGGCATTGAAAGCCGGCGCGCGGCTGGTCACCCGTGCTCGGGTCAAGGAAGTCGAGACCAACGAGCAAGGGCTGGCGACCGGCGTCGTCTATATAGACGCGAACGGCCGGGAGCGGCGCCAGCGCGCCAAGGTGGTCATCTTGTGCGCCAATGGCGTCGGCACGCCCCGGCTGCTGCTGATGTCGGGAGGGTCCAGGAATCCGGACGGCCTTGCCAACTCATCGGGCATGGTCGGCAAAAGGTTGATGATGCATCCCTTCGCCAGCGTGCTTGCCTCTTACACGGATCCGCTCGATTCCTGGCGCGGCCCCTTTGGCCAGCAGGTCTATTCGCTCGAGTTCTACGAGACCGACGAAAGCCGCGGCTTCGTGCGCGGTTCGAAATGGAACTGCATGCCCTCGGGCGGACCGGTCGGCGTATCCGGGGCAACCGGATCCAAGGTCTATGTCGCCGAGAGCGGCCGGTTCCAGGATTTCTGGGGCGCCAACCTGCACGAGAATGTGGCGCGCCGCTTCGGTCACTCGCTGATCTGGGGCATTGTCGGCGAGGATCTTCCCGAAGAGAACAACCAGGTGATCCTGTCCAAGGATCTGACGGACTCCGACGGGCTGCCCGCGCCGCAGATCGTCTACAAGGTCAACGAGAACTCCAACCGGCTGTTGAAGTTCAATATCGATCGCTGCCTGGAATCGGTGCGCGCCGCCGGCGCCATCGAGACTCTGGTTTCGACACCGGTGCGTGAATCGGGCTGGCATCTGATCGGAACCACCGTGATGGGTGACGATCCGAAGCGCTCGGTCGTCGACCAATGGGGCGCCTGCCACGACGTGCCCAACCTCTACGTCATGGACGCGTCGACCTTCCCGACCTCGGGCGCCACCAACCCGACGGCGACCATCATGGCGGTCGCGCTGCGCAACACGCGCCGCATGATCGCCGAACGCCGCAACCAGAAGGTGGCCTGA
- a CDS encoding ABC transporter permease, translating to MSAITMDLRRNRLMLSYLIVAVLLVLLAVAGGFLSDRFLTWRNIGNLFQQLIVLGMVSLGQTFVVLMGGIDLAVGSLVGALTVFLANFLEWRPDLVWLALPLALVAATAVGALNGLLTVVLRVHPLIVTLGMSSIIFGGTLMYRKEPGGSVPRAFADIAYAKVGGVPLSAVVLVAIFALAGLWLQRTRTGRSIYFVGGDREAARLNGLPVDRIVVLAYALSGLCAGIAAIFLTARTGVGDPRIGAALTLQSVTPVVVGGTILAGGRGGVLGTFLGVLLVTMLNSLLNFVNVSSYYQWVIQGLIIIIAVGIHTPRRR from the coding sequence ATGAGTGCCATCACGATGGATCTTCGCCGCAACCGGCTGATGCTTTCCTATCTGATCGTGGCGGTGCTGCTGGTCCTGCTTGCGGTCGCCGGCGGCTTCCTGTCCGATCGATTCCTGACTTGGCGCAACATCGGCAACCTGTTCCAGCAGCTCATCGTGCTGGGCATGGTCAGCCTAGGCCAGACGTTTGTCGTGCTGATGGGCGGCATCGATCTGGCGGTCGGTTCGCTGGTTGGTGCGCTCACCGTCTTTCTGGCGAACTTCCTCGAATGGCGCCCCGATCTGGTGTGGCTTGCACTGCCGCTCGCATTGGTCGCCGCGACCGCTGTGGGCGCGCTCAACGGGTTGTTGACGGTTGTGCTGCGTGTCCATCCGTTGATCGTCACGCTCGGCATGTCCTCGATCATCTTCGGCGGAACGTTGATGTACCGCAAGGAGCCCGGCGGCTCCGTACCGCGTGCCTTCGCGGATATTGCCTATGCAAAGGTCGGCGGCGTTCCGCTCAGCGCCGTCGTGCTCGTCGCGATCTTCGCGCTCGCCGGGCTTTGGCTGCAGCGCACGCGCACGGGCCGCAGCATCTACTTCGTCGGCGGCGACCGGGAAGCGGCGCGGCTGAACGGGTTGCCGGTCGATCGCATCGTGGTGCTTGCCTACGCGCTGTCGGGCCTGTGCGCGGGCATAGCGGCGATTTTCCTGACTGCGCGAACTGGCGTTGGCGACCCGCGCATCGGTGCCGCGCTGACGCTGCAGTCGGTAACGCCGGTGGTGGTCGGAGGCACCATCCTGGCCGGCGGGAGAGGCGGCGTGCTTGGCACTTTCCTTGGCGTGCTGCTCGTCACCATGCTCAACAGCCTGCTGAATTTCGTCAATGTCTCGTCCTATTACCAGTGGGTCATCCAGGGTCTTATCATCATCATCGCGGTCGGCATCCACACACCAAGGCGGAGATAA
- a CDS encoding aldehyde dehydrogenase, whose amino-acid sequence MTTRPPLATEKLSMLISGRPAAARSGDYFESFDPFTGKAWALVPRAGIADVDAAVQAAAAAFRGEWRTMTPTVRGQIMTRFADLVAEEAENLAVLETRDNGKLINEMRMQCRYIPQWFRFFGGLADKIEGRVIPIDKPGVFNYTRREPLGVVAAITPWNSPLMLATWKLAPALAAGNTIVWKPSEFSSVSALFFGQLFEKAGFPKGVVNIVTGFGHEIGDRLVTHPDVAKVAFTGGDATGRRVYQAAAGGLKKVTLELGGKSANIVFADAKMDAAIPGLVSGIFAATGQTCIAGSRALVQRSVYDQVTEKLVAFAKTARIGDPLDPETQVGPITTLPQRAKVLDYIGIANGEGAAQLLGGKIPEDTSIADGWFVEPTIFGNVKQSMRIAQEEVFGPVLSVIPFDDEDEAVAIANDTIYGLAAGMWTQDLGRAIRLPERLEAGSVWVNMYRATSYLSPFGGYKQSGIGRENGQTAIYEYLQEKSIWIDAGNSIPAPFVQR is encoded by the coding sequence ATGACAACCCGTCCGCCGCTCGCCACGGAAAAGCTCTCCATGCTGATCAGCGGCCGCCCGGCCGCCGCGCGGTCGGGGGATTATTTCGAATCCTTCGATCCCTTCACCGGCAAGGCCTGGGCGCTCGTCCCGCGCGCCGGGATAGCCGATGTCGATGCGGCCGTTCAGGCAGCCGCGGCCGCGTTCCGTGGCGAGTGGCGGACAATGACCCCAACGGTGCGTGGACAGATCATGACGCGCTTTGCCGACCTCGTGGCGGAGGAGGCCGAGAACCTGGCCGTTCTCGAAACCCGCGACAACGGCAAGCTGATCAATGAAATGCGGATGCAGTGCAGATACATCCCGCAATGGTTCCGCTTCTTTGGCGGCCTCGCCGACAAGATCGAGGGGCGCGTCATCCCGATCGACAAGCCGGGCGTGTTCAACTACACGCGCCGCGAGCCGCTCGGGGTGGTGGCAGCGATCACCCCATGGAACTCGCCGCTGATGCTGGCGACATGGAAGCTTGCTCCCGCGCTCGCCGCAGGCAACACGATCGTCTGGAAGCCGTCGGAATTCTCCTCGGTGTCGGCATTGTTCTTCGGCCAGCTTTTCGAGAAGGCGGGCTTTCCCAAGGGCGTCGTCAACATCGTCACCGGCTTCGGGCACGAGATCGGCGACCGCCTCGTCACGCATCCCGATGTCGCCAAAGTGGCCTTCACCGGCGGCGACGCAACCGGCCGCCGCGTCTATCAGGCCGCCGCCGGCGGGCTCAAGAAGGTCACGCTCGAACTCGGCGGCAAATCCGCCAACATCGTCTTTGCCGACGCAAAGATGGACGCGGCCATTCCCGGCCTCGTTTCGGGCATCTTCGCCGCGACCGGGCAGACCTGCATCGCCGGATCGCGCGCACTCGTGCAGCGCTCGGTCTATGACCAGGTGACGGAGAAGCTGGTCGCCTTCGCAAAGACCGCGAGGATCGGCGATCCGCTCGATCCCGAGACCCAGGTGGGTCCGATCACCACCTTGCCGCAGCGCGCGAAAGTGCTCGATTACATCGGCATCGCCAATGGCGAGGGCGCAGCACAATTGCTCGGCGGCAAGATACCCGAGGACACGTCGATTGCCGACGGCTGGTTCGTCGAGCCGACGATCTTCGGCAACGTGAAGCAGTCCATGCGCATCGCCCAGGAAGAGGTCTTCGGACCGGTGCTGTCAGTCATTCCCTTCGACGACGAGGACGAGGCGGTGGCTATCGCCAACGACACCATCTACGGGCTTGCGGCCGGGATGTGGACGCAGGACCTCGGTCGGGCGATCCGCCTGCCCGAGCGGCTCGAGGCCGGCAGCGTCTGGGTCAACATGTACCGCGCCACCAGCTATCTCTCCCCTTTCGGCGGCTACAAGCAGTCGGGTATCGGCCGCGAGAACGGCCAGACCGCCATCTACGAATATCTTCAGGAAAAAAGCATCTGGATCGATGCAGGGAATTCCATTCCCGCGCCGTTCGTCCAGCGCTGA
- a CDS encoding substrate-binding domain-containing protein, which produces MSIKSILDHKISRKGFIRGMPAVAAAMAAAPAIQLAQTSAAVASETAEKKPGYYGAPRTWMWNPNANTMVDTSKWKKAGPYTIGFSNASISNAWRVAFQHGVLWSAGQHRDEIAHLLVTDANDDPSKQIADIQDLISQGVDILLIAASTEDALDSVVGRATEQGIPVVMVDRKVKTPANYITYVTASDWALGRLEAQWLCETLGGKGNIVMLPGIAGSSVAEIRIKANEEVFSKFPGIKVLEKQYCDWNPATGKSVMAALIQKHGKAIDGVLADSALQGYGAIEAFLDAGYKDGEFPPMTGGDVARMYQLANQHNIKMVGIDYPTSMGITGIETALDVLKGISVPDKVEVSFQVVTSPGADTVSVKGDRHLLDHVSMSDPGDLSPSNGLPAGYNPSTFNPDYPK; this is translated from the coding sequence ATGTCAATAAAGAGCATCCTAGACCACAAGATTTCCCGCAAGGGCTTTATCCGGGGCATGCCGGCCGTGGCGGCAGCCATGGCCGCCGCGCCGGCCATCCAACTCGCCCAGACCAGCGCGGCCGTCGCTTCGGAGACGGCGGAAAAGAAGCCTGGCTACTACGGCGCGCCGCGCACCTGGATGTGGAACCCCAATGCCAATACCATGGTCGACACCTCGAAATGGAAGAAGGCGGGTCCGTACACGATCGGGTTCTCCAATGCTTCGATTTCCAATGCCTGGCGCGTCGCCTTTCAGCATGGCGTTCTGTGGTCCGCCGGCCAGCATCGCGACGAGATCGCCCATCTTCTCGTCACCGACGCCAATGACGATCCTTCCAAGCAGATCGCGGATATCCAGGATCTGATCAGCCAGGGCGTCGATATCCTGCTCATTGCGGCCTCGACCGAGGACGCGCTCGATTCCGTCGTCGGCCGCGCAACCGAACAGGGCATTCCCGTCGTCATGGTCGATCGCAAGGTGAAGACGCCGGCCAACTACATCACCTACGTCACGGCATCCGACTGGGCGTTGGGCCGTCTCGAGGCGCAGTGGTTGTGCGAGACGCTGGGCGGCAAGGGCAACATCGTGATGCTGCCAGGCATCGCCGGATCGAGCGTCGCGGAAATCCGCATCAAGGCGAACGAGGAAGTGTTCTCGAAATTCCCCGGCATCAAGGTGCTGGAGAAGCAGTATTGCGACTGGAATCCGGCAACCGGCAAATCGGTGATGGCCGCGCTGATCCAGAAGCACGGCAAGGCCATCGACGGTGTCTTGGCCGACAGCGCCCTACAGGGCTATGGCGCGATCGAAGCGTTTCTTGACGCCGGCTACAAGGACGGCGAATTCCCGCCGATGACCGGTGGCGACGTTGCCCGGATGTATCAACTGGCCAACCAGCACAACATCAAGATGGTCGGCATCGACTATCCGACGTCGATGGGCATCACCGGCATCGAGACCGCGCTCGACGTGCTCAAGGGCATCTCGGTCCCGGACAAGGTCGAGGTGAGCTTCCAGGTCGTCACGTCGCCCGGCGCGGATACGGTCTCTGTCAAGGGCGACAGGCATCTGCTCGACCATGTCAGCATGAGCGACCCGGGTGATCTGTCGCCAAGCAACGGGCTGCCTGCCGGCTACAATCCGAGCACATTCAATCCCGACTATCCGAAGTAA
- a CDS encoding sugar ABC transporter ATP-binding protein, giving the protein MSASVIELSQIEKDYPGVKPLDKVDFAVQPGEIHALLGENGAGKSTLIRVMGGVTKPNSGTMTYLGKPVSWQSPKEARAAGIHVIHQELALFPELSVAENILVDTQPRGMLGLISNRARHVRAAEILSQLGVDIPTHARIDELPLADQQMVEIAKALVGKVRLLILDEPTAVIAGREVDLLFENMRRLRNEGVGIVYVSHRLEEIFEIADTVTILKDGQLVGTSPVSALTREEMITRMVGRRLSQIYPPRRTARASGPDVLAVRNLKAGPRVRDVSLNVKVGEIVGVAGMVGSGRTEVAEAIFGTRTVENGVIEFDGKPFAAKLPKGSIRHGLGFLTESRKDDGLFLGLPISANIVAPDLGGITKHGLIDRKRERAVAMRQIQDFSVATPSPDVKIGNLSGGNQQKVLFSRWSRIASRLLILDEPTRGVDIGAKVEIYRIVRRLADSGVGVLMISSELPEIVGLSDRVFVMAQGYVVGEINGDALGEEAIMDLAVRSVEHRNAEIDQRAEPVG; this is encoded by the coding sequence ATGTCAGCGTCTGTTATTGAACTCAGTCAGATCGAGAAGGACTATCCTGGAGTCAAACCCCTGGACAAGGTTGATTTCGCCGTGCAACCCGGCGAGATTCATGCCCTTCTCGGCGAAAATGGCGCGGGCAAGTCGACGCTGATCCGCGTCATGGGCGGCGTGACCAAACCGAATTCCGGGACCATGACCTATCTCGGCAAGCCGGTTTCCTGGCAGTCGCCGAAGGAAGCACGCGCTGCCGGCATCCACGTGATCCATCAAGAGCTTGCTCTTTTTCCGGAGCTTTCTGTTGCCGAGAACATCCTGGTCGATACGCAGCCTCGCGGCATGCTGGGTCTCATTTCGAACCGCGCCCGCCACGTCCGCGCCGCTGAAATCCTCTCACAGCTCGGCGTCGACATCCCAACCCACGCCAGGATCGACGAATTGCCGCTTGCCGACCAGCAAATGGTCGAGATCGCGAAAGCCCTGGTCGGCAAGGTGCGGCTGCTCATCCTGGACGAGCCGACGGCGGTCATCGCCGGACGTGAGGTCGATCTTTTGTTCGAGAACATGCGGAGGCTGCGCAACGAAGGCGTCGGCATCGTCTACGTCTCCCATAGGCTGGAGGAAATCTTCGAGATCGCCGACACGGTCACGATCCTCAAGGACGGCCAGCTCGTCGGCACGAGCCCGGTAAGCGCGCTCACGCGCGAGGAGATGATCACCCGGATGGTCGGTCGCCGGCTCAGCCAGATCTATCCGCCTCGGCGTACCGCACGGGCGAGCGGCCCGGATGTGCTCGCCGTTCGCAATCTCAAGGCTGGTCCGCGCGTCCGTGACGTCAGCCTCAACGTCAAGGTTGGCGAAATCGTCGGCGTGGCCGGCATGGTCGGTTCAGGGCGCACTGAGGTCGCCGAGGCGATCTTCGGCACGCGCACCGTGGAGAATGGTGTGATCGAATTCGATGGCAAGCCATTTGCGGCGAAGCTTCCGAAGGGCTCGATACGCCATGGACTCGGTTTTCTGACCGAGAGCCGAAAGGACGACGGCCTGTTTCTCGGCCTGCCGATTTCCGCCAATATCGTAGCGCCCGACCTCGGCGGCATAACGAAACATGGCCTGATCGACCGCAAGCGGGAACGTGCGGTGGCCATGCGGCAGATCCAGGACTTTTCGGTCGCGACGCCGTCGCCTGACGTGAAGATCGGCAATCTCTCCGGTGGGAACCAGCAGAAGGTGTTGTTCAGCCGCTGGTCGCGCATCGCCAGCAGGCTGCTTATCCTCGACGAGCCGACGCGCGGGGTGGATATCGGGGCCAAGGTGGAGATCTATCGCATCGTGCGCCGGCTGGCGGATTCTGGCGTCGGCGTACTGATGATCAGTTCGGAACTGCCCGAAATCGTCGGCCTTTCCGACAGGGTCTTCGTGATGGCTCAAGGCTATGTCGTCGGCGAAATCAACGGCGATGCGCTCGGCGAAGAGGCGATCATGGATCTCGCGGTGCGATCTGTCGAGCACCGCAATGCGGAAATCGATCAGCGTGCGGAGCCGGTAGGATGA
- a CDS encoding carboxymuconolactone decarboxylase family protein has protein sequence MGKDVFDKGFEIRKSVLGAEFVEKSFASADDFNRPLQELVTEYCWGAVWGRDTLDKKTRSMLNLAMLAALNRPHELKMHVKGALTNGVTKDEIREVLLQVVIYAGVPAGVDSFRVAREALQEVGA, from the coding sequence ATGGGCAAAGATGTATTCGACAAGGGTTTTGAAATCCGCAAATCGGTTCTGGGCGCCGAATTCGTCGAGAAGTCCTTCGCCAGCGCCGACGATTTCAATCGTCCGCTACAGGAACTCGTGACGGAATATTGCTGGGGCGCCGTCTGGGGCCGCGACACGCTCGACAAGAAGACCCGCAGCATGCTGAACCTCGCCATGCTTGCCGCGCTCAATCGTCCGCACGAGCTGAAGATGCATGTCAAGGGTGCGCTAACCAACGGTGTGACCAAGGACGAAATCCGCGAAGTCCTTCTACAGGTCGTGATCTATGCCGGCGTGCCCGCAGGCGTGGATTCTTTCCGGGTGGCGCGCGAAGCTTTGCAGGAAGTCGGAGCATGA